One genomic segment of Candidatus Edwardsbacteria bacterium includes these proteins:
- the rplL gene encoding 50S ribosomal protein L7/L12, whose protein sequence is MSDKKQTIMEAIESMTVLELSELVKALEEKFDVKAAAPMAAMAAMPAAAPAEEKTSFDVILISSGDKKIQVIKEVRGITSLGLKEAKDLVESAPKPVKESVAKDEAQKIKAILEAAGATVELK, encoded by the coding sequence ATGTCGGACAAGAAACAAACCATAATGGAAGCCATCGAATCCATGACCGTGCTGGAACTGTCGGAACTGGTCAAGGCTTTGGAAGAAAAATTCGACGTCAAGGCCGCCGCCCCGATGGCTGCCATGGCCGCTATGCCCGCCGCCGCTCCGGCCGAGGAAAAAACCAGCTTTGACGTGATCCTGATCTCCAGCGGAGACAAGAAGATCCAGGTGATCAAGGAGGTCCGGGGCATCACCAGTCTGGGCCTGAAGGAGGCCAAGGACCTGGTGGAGAGCGCTCCCAAGCCGGTCAAGGAAAGCGTTGCCAAGGATGAGGCCCAGAAGATCAAGGCTATCCTAGAGGCCGCCGGGGCTACCGTAGAGTTGAAGTAA